From Micromonospora echinaurantiaca:
TCCTTCCGCGGGCGGCGACGGCACCCTGACGCGGCTGCGAGGTTCGGGGCCGATCGTCCGATTCGGCGGTGTGACCGGCTGCATCCGGGGCGCGGAATCGTGGCCGGGCGCGGGGCGTTACACCATGCGGACGATCGAGCAAGGGCACGCCAGCCGTGACCCGGCCGCGGAATGACGGTGGCCCGCCGGTCGTTGCATCCCCCGGAACGATCGCAGCAAGGCCCCGCCGGACACGGGTCCCGGCCCCCGGAATGATGCCGGGCCGGCGGTCGTTACACATGGTCCCGGCGCCGCGAGGCATCCCCCGCCCACGGCAAGCGCCGGTTCTTTCCCCCAGTTCTGTGAGCGCCTGATGGTGCTTGCGCCCGGCCGCGACCCCCTCGGTGCGGGCGTCAACCCCCGAATGGAGCTTCCTGATGAACACGATCATGCGTAAGAGCGTTCTCGGTATCGCTGGTCTCGCCGTCGCCGGTGGCCTCGCCGCTGGCCCGCTGAACCACGCCGACAGCACCCCCACGACCGGCCCGGCCGCGGTCGCCATGGTCGAGGCCGGCAAGCCGGACATGGGCAAGCTGATTCCGCATGGTGTGCAGGGTGAGCAGTCGCGCATCGAGCTCGACGGTGAGCAGGTGGAGAACGTGAAGGCGATCATCGCGGCGACGAAGAAGTCCGACATGGACGAGCGGGCCGCCGTGGTGGCGATCGCGACCGCGCTGCAGGAGTCGAAGCTGGAGAACCTGGGTCACCTGGGTGAGCGCAACGACCATGACTCGCAGGGCCTGTTCCAGCAGCGCCCGTCCAGCGGTTGGGGCACGGTCGAGCAGATCACCGACCCCGAGTACTCGACCACGGCGTTCCTGAAGGGCCTCAAGCAGGTCGACGGCTGGCAGGACATGCCGCTGACCAAGGCCGCCCAGACGGTGCAGGTGTCGGCCTACCCGTTCCACTACGCCCAGTGGGAGCAGCAGGCCGCCGACCTCGTCGCCGAGCACTGGAACAGCTGACAATCGAACACGCAGGACCGACAGCCGCTGGCCGGCACCCGTGACGGGTGCCGGCCAGCGGCGTGTCGGTAGCGGTCCGGTCAGCGTCGGCGGGACGCCCACCAGCGGCCGGCCAGGGCGGCGACGCTGCCCCAGATGCCGCGCCGGAACAGCAGCACGACGAGGACGAAGATGCCACCGGTGACCAGGCCGATCGCCTCGAAGCCGGAGAACGACAGCCAGTCCTCCAGGCGCACCACGATGGCCGCGCCCAGCACCCCGCCCCAGAGCGTGCCGATCCCGCCGAGCACCACCACGATGACCGCCTTGCCGGAGGTGGTCCAGTGCAGCACCTCCAGCGAGACGAACCGGTGCCCCACCGCGAACAACCCGCCGCCGAGCCCGGCGATGAACCCGGAGAGCACGAACGCGGTCAGCTTGTAGCGGTGCACCGGGTAGCCGAGCGCACGGGCCCGCGCCGGGTTGTCGCGGATACCGACCAGCACCCGGCCGAACGGCGAGTGCACGATCCGCCAGGCGCCGAGCAGGCCGAGCAGCACGATCGGCAGGATCGCGTAGTAGAAGTAGTAGTCGTCGCTCAGGTCCAACCCGAACAGCTCGCGGGGCACACCCTGCAGGCCGTTCTCGCCCTGGGTCACCGACCGCCACTCGTTGGCCACGTAGTAGACCATCTGCGCGAAGGCCAGCGTGACCATGGCGAAGTAGATGCCGGTCCGCTTCACCGCCAGGTAGCCGATCGGCACCGCGAGCACCGCCGCGGCGAGGGCGCCGGCGAGCACCGCCGCCGGGAACGGCAGCCCGAGGTGGATCGCCACCAGGCCGGTGACGTACGCGGAGGCACCCCAGAACGCGGCGTGCCCGAAGGACATCAGCCCGGTGAAGCCGAGCAGCAGGTCCACCGCGACCGCGAACAGCGCCCAGCAGAGGATGTCCACGGCCACCGCCGGGTAGAGCCCGTTGGGCAGCCAGAACGCCACCAGCAGCCCGACGGCCAGCAGCGCGTACCGGAGCCAGCGGGGCGCGCGGGCGACGGTGAGCAGCCCGGACGGCGCGGCCGGGCGGGCCGCGTCGGCCGGGGTGTCCACGGTGCTCGTCATGCCGGTGCCTCCTCACGGCCGAACAGCCCGGCCGGGCGCCAGAGCAGTACGACGGCCATCACGATGAAGACGATCGTCTGCGACACGATCGGGAACTGCGACAGGTACGCCTCGCCCCACGCCTGCACCAGCCCGATCCCGAAGCCCGCGGCGACCGAGCCGAAGATCGAACCCAGGCCGCCGATCACGACCACGGCGAACACCACGATGATCAGGTCGGCGCCCATCAGCGGGTTCACCGCCCGCATCGGCGCGGCGAGCACGCCGGCCAGCCCGGCCAGGCCGATGCCGAAGCCGAAGACCGGGGTGACCCAGCGTCCGACGTTGATGCCGAACGCCCGGGTCAGCTCGGGCCGCTCGGTCGACGCCCGGACCACCATGCCGATCCGGGTGCGGGTGAGCACCCACCAGACGCCGACGCAGACGGCCACCGCGAAGCCGAGGATGAACACCCGGTAGGTGGGGAAGTCGAAGATCCCGAAGTCGACCGAGCCACTCAGCGCCGACGGGGTGGCGTACGGGCTGGACTGCACCCCGTACCGCAGTTTGACCAGGTCCTGCAGGATCAGCGTCAACCCGAAGGTGAGCAGGAAGTTGTAGAGCGGGTCGAGCCGGGTGAGCCGGTGGATGAACGCCCGCTCCAGCGCCATGCCGAGCAGGCCGAGGCCCACCGGCATGATCACCAACGCCGCCCAGAACGGTACGCCCGCCTCGCTGAGCAGCACGTACGCGCCGAAGGCGCCGAGCATGTAGAACGCCCCGTGGGCGAAGTTGACCACTCGCAGCATGCCGAAGATGACCGCGAGCCCGAGGGCGAGCAGGGCGTAGAACGCCCCGCTCACCAACCCGTTGAACGTGTTCTGCAGGAAGCCGGTCATCGGCCCGTCACATCTTGCACGCCGACGACGGGGCGGCGAAGGCCTCGGCGGCGGGGATGGTCTTGAGCACCTTGACGTAGTCCCACGGCTCGGAGACCTCGGACTGCGGCTTCACCTGGGCCAGGTACGCGTCGTGGATGACCCGGTGGTCCTCGGCGCGGATCTTGCCGTTGCGCAGGAAGACGTCGTTGACCTCCTTGCCCTCCAGCCCCTTGACCACCGTGTCGGCGTCGTCGGTGCCGGCGGCCTGCACGGCCTCCAGGTACTGCATCGCGGCGGAGTAGTTGGCCGCGTGCGCGAAGGACGGCCGGGTGCCGGTCTCGGACTGGAACCGGTCGGCGAACTCGCGGTTCTGCTGGTCGAAGTTCCAGTACCAGGCGTCGGTGTAGGTGGTGCCGGCCAGCGCCGCCGGGGTGAGCGAGTGGATGTCGGTGATGAACATCAGGCCGACCGCCAGGCCGACGCCCTTGTCCCGCAGCTTGAACTCGTTGTACTGCTTGACCACGTTGACCAGCTCCGCGCCGGCCTGCATGGTGCCGAGCACCTCGGGCTTCGGGTTCAGCGTCGGCGCCTTGAGCAGGAACGTGGAGAAGTCGCCGCTGGTGTTCGGGAACGGCGCGCCGTCCTTGGCGACGACCTTCCCGCCGGCCGCGGTGATGGCCGCCGAGAAGCTCTTCTCCATGTCCTGGCCGAAGGCGTAGTTCGGGTAGAGGATGTACCAGTTCTTGCCGACCTGCTCGGTGGTGGTCTTGCCGGTGCCGTTGGCCAGCATGTACGTGTCGTACGCGTAGTGGAACGTGTACTTGTTGCAGCTCTTGCCGGTCAGGTCGGTGGTCGCCGCGCCGATGTTGAAGTAGAGCTTCTTCTTCGCCTTGGCCACGTCGGCCACCCGCAGCGCCGCCGACGAGGTCGGCACGTCGAGGATCAGGTCGGCGCCCTGACGGTCGTACATCTCCTGGGCCTTGCTGTTGGCCACGTCCGGCTTGTTCTGGTGGTCGGCGGTCTCGACGGTGATGTCCTTCGTGATCGCCTTGTCTCCGTGCTTGGCCTTGAAGTCGGCCACCGCCATCTCCACGGCGGTGACCGAGTTCTTGCCGGACAGCTCCGAGTACGCGCCGGACTGGTCGTTGAGCACGCCCAGCACGATCTTGCCCCCGGTCAGCTTCTCGTCGCCGCCCGACTGGGGCCCACCGCCGCCGCAGCCGGCGACCAGCATCACCGCCGCCGCCGAAGCGGCGGCCACACCCACCGTCCTACGCATGCCCAATCCTTTCGTCCGCGCCGGGCGCGGCGTCCGTTGTCGACATCAGATGCCGAGGTACGACAGGAGCTCGCGCTCCCGCGACCGCACCTCGGAGTTGTCCATCGCCTCCGCGATGCGTCCCTCGGCCAGCAGGTAGTGCCGGTCGGCGACGCCGGTGGCGAAGTGCAGGTTCTGTTCCACCAGCAGCACGGTCACCCCGTGCCGCTTGGCCTCGCGCAGGAGATCGCCGACCTGCTGCACGAGCAGCGGCGAGAGCCCCTCGGTCGGTTCGTCGCAGAGCAGCAGCCGGGCGCCCATCCGCAGCACCCGGGCCAGCGCGAGCATCTGCTGCTCGCCGCCGGAGAGCATGGTGGCGGCCGAGTCCCGCCGCTCGTAGAGCGCCGGGAACGCCTCGTACACCCGCTCCAGCGACCACGGGTCCGGGCCCACGCTCGGCGGCAGAGTGAGGTTCTCGGTCACGGTCAGCGTGGCATAGCTGCCCCGGTCGTCGGGGACCCAGCCGAGCCCGAGCCGCGCCCGCCGGTGCGCCGGCAGCCGGCCGACGTCCTGGCCGTCCAGCTCCACCGTGCCGCGCTGGCCGGCGTGCAGCCCCATCACGCAGCGCAGCAGGGTGGACTTGCCGGCGCCGTTGCGGCCGACCAGGGTGACCACCTCACCGGCCTCGACCTCCAGGCTGACCTCCCGCAACACCTGCGCCTCGCCGTACCAGGCGGACAGGTTCTCAATGCGCAGCATCAGCGGCTCCCAGGTAGGCGGTGATCACACGCTCGTCGGCGCGGACCTCTTCGTACGGGCCCTCGACGAGGACCTTGCCGGCCTGCAGGACGGTCACCGTGTCGGCGAGCCGCCCGACCACGCTCATGTTGTGCTCGACCATCACCACGGTCCGGCCCTGCCGGACCTGGGCGATCAGGTCGACGGTGCGGTCGACGTCCTCCAGGCCCATGCCCGCGGTCGGCTCGTCCAGCAGCAGCACCTTCGGGTCGAGGGCGAGCGCGATGGCCAGCTCCAGGGCCCGCTTGCGGCCGTACGCGAGCGCCTCGGCGGGCGCCTCGGCCAACTCCGCCAGCCCCACCATGGCGAGCAGTTCGGTGGCCCGGTCGGTGTACCGCCGCATCAGCGCGGACGAGCGCCAGAACCGCCAGCCCAGCCCGCTCGGGCTCTGCAGCGCCAGTTCGACGTGCTCCCGGGCGCTCAGCTGCGGGAAGAGGCTGGTGATCTGGAAGGAGCGGGCCACGCCGAGCCGGGCCACCTGCTCCGGCGGCAGCCCGGTCACGTCCCGCCCGGCCAGCTCGATCCGCCCGCCGCTGGGCTTGAGGAAGCCGGTGAGCAGGTTGAACAGGGTCGTCTTCCCGGCGCCGTTCGGGCCGACCAGCGCGTGCACGCTGTCCGGCGCCACGTCCAGGTCGACGCCGTCGACCGCCCGGAAGCCCCGGAAGTCGCGGGTCAGCCCGCGAGCCGACAGGAGCGCTTGCCCGGCCATCGCACATCCTCCGCAGGTCTGGCGCGACGGGCCCGGTCGGTGACCGTGGTCACATGGCCGTCGCGTTCAGGAAACCTACGGCGGGGCGTGTGAGTCGAGCCATGTCGATGACCCACATATTCCCCGGCGTCGAACCGGGTGCGGACACCACCCCCGACCGTCCACGCCCGGACAGCGGACCATCGAGGGCGATCAGTAGCTCGGCCGGTGACGCTGTGGCATGTGGCGGACCCACGGTGCGTGCCGCGGGAGCGTTCCCGGTCACCCCGTCAGGGCGTTCAGCGCCAGGTCGACGTCGTCGGAGGTGGAGTAGACGTGGAACGAGGCGCGCACCCGGCCGGCCCGTACGGCGGCCCGCACCCCGGCCCGCTCCAGCCGCTCCCGGGCGCCGGGCACCTCGACGGCGACGATGGCGCTGTCCCCCGGCGGGCGGCCGAGCCCGGCGAGGAACCGGTTGGCCAGCGCCACGTTGTGCTCGTGCACGGCCGGCACGCCGATCTCGGCGAGCAGGTCGAGGGCGGGCGCGGTGCCCACCCAGCTGAACCAGGCCGGGGAGATGTCGAACCGCCGGGCGTCGGCGGCCAGCCGCAGCGGCGGCCCGTAGTAGGAGGCGTGCGGGTCCTCGCCCGCGTACCAGCCGGCGGCGTCCGGACGCAGCCGGTCGCGCAGGTCGGGGGCCAGGTAGGCGAAGGCGGTGCCGCGCGGCGCCATCAGCCACTTGTACGCGCCGACCACCACCACGTCGGCGCGGGCCGCGTCGAACGGCAGCCAGCCGCACGCCTGGGTGGCGTCCACCGCGACCAGCGCGCCGTGCGCCCGGGCCGCGGCCACGATCTCGTCGTACGGGGCCACCGCGCCGTCGGCGGACTGCACCAGGCTGAACGCGACCAGGTCGGTGCCAGCGTCGATCGCGTCGACCAGCTTGGCCAGCGGCACGGTGCGCACCCGCACCCCGCGCTCGGCCTGCACCAGCCAGGGAAAGAGGTTGGAGGTGAACTCGACCTCGGGGGCCACCACGGTCGCGCCGGGCGGCAGCGCCGCCGCGACCGGGGCCAGCAGTTGCGACACCACGGCGCCGGTCGCGACGTCAGCGACCGGCACGCCGACCAGGTTGGCGAAGGCGGCCCGGGACCGTTCGGTCGCCTCGCCCCACCCCTCCCACGAGGTACGCCCCACCCGCCAGTCGGCCAACGCGTCCTGCACCGCCGTCCAGGCCGGCTCGGGCGGCAGCCCGTAGCTGGCGGTGTTCAGCCAACCCGGCTGCGGCTGCCACAACTTCTGCGCCTGCTCGATCTCCACCCGGTCGACGGTAGCCACCACCGCCGCCCGGCGGCACGGCCAATCCGCCACTCGCGGCCCACGCCGGCCGGCCGGATGGGGACGGCGCCCCGCCCGGTGGCTCGACCGGACGGGGTCAGGCGGCGGCGCGGAGGGCGCGCACGCTTCGGCGTACCTCGTCGAGCACTCGGTCCAGCGGCCAGCGGGCGAGGTCGGCCAGCGGGTGCTCGGCGCGCAGCCGGCGTACCACCGCCAGCCCGACCAGGTAGCCGCAGCGCTTCGGCAGGTCGCCGGCGAGCGACGACTCCCGCATCAGGAAGTACGGCGCGTGGTGTTCGGCATCGGTGGCGCCCAGATCGGCGCCAATCCGGTCGAGGATCTCCGGCCACCGGCGGCGGCAGGTGTCCAGCCACGTCCGGTAGCCGGGGCGGCCGAACCAGAGGTACGCCGCGTCGGTGCCGCCGGGCGCGGTCTCGGCCGAGACCTGGGTGGCCAGTCCCTCGGTGAACAGCGCGTTCGCCACCCCGTACGGCGGCCAGTCGCGGATCGTGGCGAGCCGGTCGTGCAGCACGTGCGCCGTCTCGTGCAGCACCAGCAGCCGGTCGTCACCCGGCGTGCCGAGCTGCTCGACGGCGAGGAAGAGGGCGAACCGGCCGTCGAGCCGGTCCGCCCAGCCGTTGGCCCGGTGCAGCCCGACCAGCACCACGCAGTCGAGCGGATCGCCGTCGGCCGACCAGTCCAGCGCCGCGGCGACGGCCCGGATGCCGTCCGGCAGCAGCGCGCGTACCGCTGCGGAGCGGGCGGCGAGGTCGGCGCCCTCGTCGCGGAGCCGGACCAGGACGTCGCCGAGGTCGTCGGGGCGCGACCACTCTCCCGCCTCGTCCAACGCGGCGAAGACGCCGGGGTGCCGGTCGAGGTAGCGGGACCGCCAGAGTTCCGGCCACCGCTCGGCCGGTATGCCGTCGCACGCGCGCAGGCAGGCCAGGAAGTCGGGCACCAGGTCCCGGACGCGCACCAGATCCGTGGAGAGCACCTCCCGATGGTCCCCGATCCCGCGCCGGCCCGCTGGCCTCCCCGCAGCGGGAGGCGGCCACTACTTCCTTGCTGGAGTGGCCTCCCCGCGAGGTGAGGCCACTCCATCCTGGATGTAGCGCGATCGTGGGCAGCGGAACGCGCGGCGGGGCGGGCGGGCGGGCGCGTGGGCCGGGTCAGCTCACGTTGGCGGGGCCGAGGACGCTCTTCAGGTCGGCCATCAGCGCGGTGGTGGCCGCCACCCGGAACGGGCCGAGCCGCAGCGTGGTGGTCCGGCTGCCGTTGAGCAGCTTGACGTGCACCTCGGCGTCGCCCGGGTGCAGCACCAGGGTCTCCTTGAGCCGCTCGACCAGCGGCGGGGTGCACCGGGTCACCGGGATGGTGAGGGTGACCGGCTTGTTGGCCGCGCTGCTGCTGACGTCCGGCATGGACATGTCCATCGCCATGATCCGCGGGGTGTCGTCGCGGCGGTCCACCCGCCCCTTCACCACCACGATGGCGTCCTCGGCGATGTACTGCCCGATCACCTCGTAGGTGTTGGGGAAGAAGAGCGTCTCCACCCCGCCGGCGAGGTCCTCCAGGGTGGCCGAGGCCCAGGCCCGGCCCTGCTTGGTGACCCGCCGCTGCACGCCGGAGAGGATGCCGGCGAGGGTGACCACCGCGCCGTCCGGGACGGTGCCCTCCTCGGACAGCGCGGCGATGGTGCAGTCGGCCGCCGCGCCGAGCACGTGCTCCAGGCCGAACAGCGGGTGGTCGGAGACGTAGAGGCCGAGCATCTCGCGTTCGAAGGCGAGCTTGTCGCGCTTGTCCCACTCGCCGTCGCCGATGGTCGGCATGACCGTGGTGCTGCCACTCGCGTCGTCCTCGCCGAACCCGGCGCCGAAGAGGTCGTACTGGCCGACGGCCTCCTTGCGCTTGACGTCGGCGTACGCGTCGATGGCGTCCGCGTGCACGGCGAGCAGGCCCTTGCGCGGGTGCCCGAGCGAGTCGAACGCCCCGGCCTTGATCAGCGATTCGATGGTCTTCTTGTTGCAGACCACCGCGTCCACCTTGGACAGGAAGTCGTAGAAGTCGGTGTAGGCGCCCTTCTCATCCCGGCACCGCATGATCGCGGCGACCACGTTCGCGCCGACGTTGCGGATGGCGGCCAGGCCGAACCGGATGTCCTTGCCGACCGGGGTGAACGGCCCGGCCGAGGTGTTGACGTCGGGCGGCAGCACCTGGATGCCCATCCGCCGGCACTCCGACAGGTAGAGCGCCATCTTGTCCTTGTCGTCACCGACGGAGGTGAGCAGCGCCGCCATGTACTCGGCCGGGTAGTTGGCCTTGAGGTAGCCGGTCCAGTACGACACCAGCCCGTAGCCGGCGGTGTGCGCCTTGTTGAAGGCGTAGTCGGCGAACGGGACCAGGATGTCCCAGAGGGTCTGGATGGCCTCGTCGGAGTAGCCGTTGGCCCGCATGCCGTCGCGGAACGGGATGAACTCCTTGTCGAGGACCTCCTTCTTCTTCTTGCCCATTGCCCGGCGCAGCAGGTCGGCCTGGCCGAGGCTGTAGCCGGCGAGTTTCTGCGCGGCGCGCTGCACCTGCTCCTGGTAGACGATCAGGCCGTAGGTGGGGCCGAGGATCTCCTCCAGCGGCTCGGCCAGCTCCGGGTGGATCGGGGTGATCTCCTGGAGGCCGTTCTTGCGCAGCGCGTAGTTGGTGTGCGAGTTGGCGCCCATCGGGCCGGGCCGGTAGAGCGCCAGCACCGCGGAGATGTCCTCGAAGTTGTCCGGCTTCATCAGCCGCAGCAGCGAGCGCATCGGGCCGCCGTCGAGCTGGAAGACGCCGAGCGTGTCGCCGCGGGCCAGCAGCTCGTACGTCGGCTTGTCGTCCAGCGGCAGCTTCAGCAGGTCGACGGTGGTGCCGTGGTTGGAGGCGATGTTCTTCAGCGCGTCGTCGATGATGGTGAGGTTGCGCAGGCCGAGGAAGTCCATCTTCAACAGCCCGAGCGACTCGCACGTCGGGTAGTCGAACTGGGTGATGATCGCCCCGTCGGCGTCCCGGCGCATCAGCGGGATGTGCTCGATGATCGGCTCGGCGGACATGATGACGCCGGCGGCGTGCACGCCGGTCTGCCGGATCAGGCCCTCGATGCCGCGGGCGGTGTCGATCACCTTGCGCACGTCCGGGTCGGACTCGTAGAGGCCGCGGATCTCGCCGGCCTCCGCGTAGCGCGGGTGCTTCGAGTCGAAGATGCCGGACAGCGGGATGTCCTTGCCCATCACCGCCGGCGGCATCGCCTTGGTGATCCGGTCGCCCACCGCGTACGGGTAGCCGAGCACCCGGGCCGAGTCCTTGATCGCGGCCTTCGCCTTGATCGTGCCGAAGGTGGCGATCTGGGCGACCTTGTCCTCGCCCCACTTCTCGGTGACGTATCGGATGACCTCGCCGCGCCGACGCTCGTCGAAGTCGATGTCGACATCCGGCATGGAGACCCGCTCGGGGTTCAGGAACCGCTCGAAGATCAGGCCGTGCGGCAGCGGGTCCAGGTCGGTGATGCCCAGCGCGTACGCCACCAGCGAGCCGGCCGCCGAGCCGCGGCCCGGGCCCACCGCGATGCCCTGGCTCTTCGCCCACTGGATGAAGTCGGCGACCACGAGGAAGTACGACGGGAAGCCCATCTGGATGATGACGCCCAGCTCGTACTCGGCCTGCTTGACGTGGGTCTCCGGGACGCCCTCGGGGAACCGGCGGGCCAGCCCGGCGAAGGTTTCCTTGCGGAACCAGGACTCCTCGGTCTCGCCATCGGGCACCGGGAAGCGCGGCATCAGGTTGCGGAACTCGAACATCCCGGTCGGGTCGACCTTCTCGGCCACCAGCAGCGTGTTGCGGCAGCCCTCCAGCCAGACGTCGGAGCCGTCCACGCCGCGCATCTCGTCGGCGGACTTGATGTAGTAGCCGCTGCCGCCGAACTTGAACCGGTTCGGGTCGGCGATGTTGCTGCCGGTCTGCACGCAGAGCAGCACGTCGTGCGACTCGGACTGGGCCTCGTGGGTGTAGTGCGAGTCGTTGGTGACCACCGGCGGGATGCCGAGCTTGCGGCCGATCTCCAGCAGCCCGTCGCGGACCCGCTTCTCGATGTCCAGGCCGTGGTCCATCAGCTCCAGGAAGTAGTTCTCCCGGCCGAAGATCTCCTGGTACTTGGCCGCCGCCTCCAGCGCCTGCGCGTCCTGGCCCAGCCGCAGCCGGGTCTGCACCTCGCCGGAGGGGCAGCCGGTGGTGGCCATCAGCCCGTCGGCGTACTCGGCGATCAGCTCGGCGTCCATC
This genomic window contains:
- a CDS encoding ABC transporter ATP-binding protein; the encoded protein is MAGQALLSARGLTRDFRGFRAVDGVDLDVAPDSVHALVGPNGAGKTTLFNLLTGFLKPSGGRIELAGRDVTGLPPEQVARLGVARSFQITSLFPQLSAREHVELALQSPSGLGWRFWRSSALMRRYTDRATELLAMVGLAELAEAPAEALAYGRKRALELAIALALDPKVLLLDEPTAGMGLEDVDRTVDLIAQVRQGRTVVMVEHNMSVVGRLADTVTVLQAGKVLVEGPYEEVRADERVITAYLGAADAAH
- a CDS encoding aminotransferase class V-fold PLP-dependent enzyme — encoded protein: MEIEQAQKLWQPQPGWLNTASYGLPPEPAWTAVQDALADWRVGRTSWEGWGEATERSRAAFANLVGVPVADVATGAVVSQLLAPVAAALPPGATVVAPEVEFTSNLFPWLVQAERGVRVRTVPLAKLVDAIDAGTDLVAFSLVQSADGAVAPYDEIVAAARAHGALVAVDATQACGWLPFDAARADVVVVGAYKWLMAPRGTAFAYLAPDLRDRLRPDAAGWYAGEDPHASYYGPPLRLAADARRFDISPAWFSWVGTAPALDLLAEIGVPAVHEHNVALANRFLAGLGRPPGDSAIVAVEVPGARERLERAGVRAAVRAGRVRASFHVYSTSDDVDLALNALTG
- a CDS encoding ABC transporter ATP-binding protein — encoded protein: MLRIENLSAWYGEAQVLREVSLEVEAGEVVTLVGRNGAGKSTLLRCVMGLHAGQRGTVELDGQDVGRLPAHRRARLGLGWVPDDRGSYATLTVTENLTLPPSVGPDPWSLERVYEAFPALYERRDSAATMLSGGEQQMLALARVLRMGARLLLCDEPTEGLSPLLVQQVGDLLREAKRHGVTVLLVEQNLHFATGVADRHYLLAEGRIAEAMDNSEVRSRERELLSYLGI
- the dnaE gene encoding DNA polymerase III subunit alpha; the encoded protein is MGDSFAHLHVHTEYSMLDGAARLKDLFAEVSRQEMPAVAMTDHGNMHGAHDFYKQAMAAGVTPILGIEAYVAPESRFHKQRVRWGRPEQKSDDVSGSGGYTHKTIWARNKTGLHNLFALTSRAYTEGFFVKWPRMDAELIAEYADGLMATTGCPSGEVQTRLRLGQDAQALEAAAKYQEIFGRENYFLELMDHGLDIEKRVRDGLLEIGRKLGIPPVVTNDSHYTHEAQSESHDVLLCVQTGSNIADPNRFKFGGSGYYIKSADEMRGVDGSDVWLEGCRNTLLVAEKVDPTGMFEFRNLMPRFPVPDGETEESWFRKETFAGLARRFPEGVPETHVKQAEYELGVIIQMGFPSYFLVVADFIQWAKSQGIAVGPGRGSAAGSLVAYALGITDLDPLPHGLIFERFLNPERVSMPDVDIDFDERRRGEVIRYVTEKWGEDKVAQIATFGTIKAKAAIKDSARVLGYPYAVGDRITKAMPPAVMGKDIPLSGIFDSKHPRYAEAGEIRGLYESDPDVRKVIDTARGIEGLIRQTGVHAAGVIMSAEPIIEHIPLMRRDADGAIITQFDYPTCESLGLLKMDFLGLRNLTIIDDALKNIASNHGTTVDLLKLPLDDKPTYELLARGDTLGVFQLDGGPMRSLLRLMKPDNFEDISAVLALYRPGPMGANSHTNYALRKNGLQEITPIHPELAEPLEEILGPTYGLIVYQEQVQRAAQKLAGYSLGQADLLRRAMGKKKKEVLDKEFIPFRDGMRANGYSDEAIQTLWDILVPFADYAFNKAHTAGYGLVSYWTGYLKANYPAEYMAALLTSVGDDKDKMALYLSECRRMGIQVLPPDVNTSAGPFTPVGKDIRFGLAAIRNVGANVVAAIMRCRDEKGAYTDFYDFLSKVDAVVCNKKTIESLIKAGAFDSLGHPRKGLLAVHADAIDAYADVKRKEAVGQYDLFGAGFGEDDASGSTTVMPTIGDGEWDKRDKLAFEREMLGLYVSDHPLFGLEHVLGAAADCTIAALSEEGTVPDGAVVTLAGILSGVQRRVTKQGRAWASATLEDLAGGVETLFFPNTYEVIGQYIAEDAIVVVKGRVDRRDDTPRIMAMDMSMPDVSSSAANKPVTLTIPVTRCTPPLVERLKETLVLHPGDAEVHVKLLNGSRTTTLRLGPFRVAATTALMADLKSVLGPANVS
- a CDS encoding branched-chain amino acid ABC transporter permease; translation: MTGFLQNTFNGLVSGAFYALLALGLAVIFGMLRVVNFAHGAFYMLGAFGAYVLLSEAGVPFWAALVIMPVGLGLLGMALERAFIHRLTRLDPLYNFLLTFGLTLILQDLVKLRYGVQSSPYATPSALSGSVDFGIFDFPTYRVFILGFAVAVCVGVWWVLTRTRIGMVVRASTERPELTRAFGINVGRWVTPVFGFGIGLAGLAGVLAAPMRAVNPLMGADLIIVVFAVVVIGGLGSIFGSVAAGFGIGLVQAWGEAYLSQFPIVSQTIVFIVMAVVLLWRPAGLFGREEAPA
- a CDS encoding ABC transporter substrate-binding protein → MRRTVGVAAASAAAVMLVAGCGGGGPQSGGDEKLTGGKIVLGVLNDQSGAYSELSGKNSVTAVEMAVADFKAKHGDKAITKDITVETADHQNKPDVANSKAQEMYDRQGADLILDVPTSSAALRVADVAKAKKKLYFNIGAATTDLTGKSCNKYTFHYAYDTYMLANGTGKTTTEQVGKNWYILYPNYAFGQDMEKSFSAAITAAGGKVVAKDGAPFPNTSGDFSTFLLKAPTLNPKPEVLGTMQAGAELVNVVKQYNEFKLRDKGVGLAVGLMFITDIHSLTPAALAGTTYTDAWYWNFDQQNREFADRFQSETGTRPSFAHAANYSAAMQYLEAVQAAGTDDADTVVKGLEGKEVNDVFLRNGKIRAEDHRVIHDAYLAQVKPQSEVSEPWDYVKVLKTIPAAEAFAAPSSACKM
- a CDS encoding branched-chain amino acid ABC transporter permease; translated protein: MTSTVDTPADAARPAAPSGLLTVARAPRWLRYALLAVGLLVAFWLPNGLYPAVAVDILCWALFAVAVDLLLGFTGLMSFGHAAFWGASAYVTGLVAIHLGLPFPAAVLAGALAAAVLAVPIGYLAVKRTGIYFAMVTLAFAQMVYYVANEWRSVTQGENGLQGVPRELFGLDLSDDYYFYYAILPIVLLGLLGAWRIVHSPFGRVLVGIRDNPARARALGYPVHRYKLTAFVLSGFIAGLGGGLFAVGHRFVSLEVLHWTTSGKAVIVVVLGGIGTLWGGVLGAAIVVRLEDWLSFSGFEAIGLVTGGIFVLVVLLFRRGIWGSVAALAGRWWASRRR